The Staphylothermus marinus F1 genome has a segment encoding these proteins:
- a CDS encoding 4Fe-4S binding protein yields the protein MPDKLVVISSSYKIPLAKPAVGVAGKTGFWRTTKPLVNNNKCVRCFLCEIYCPVNVIRVEPETGVTINYDYCKGCGVCADVCPVNAIELVPEE from the coding sequence ATGCCTGATAAATTAGTAGTTATAAGCTCATCATATAAGATACCCTTAGCAAAACCAGCTGTTGGAGTGGCTGGAAAAACTGGGTTCTGGAGAACAACCAAGCCTCTAGTAAATAATAATAAATGTGTTAGATGCTTCCTATGTGAAATATACTGTCCCGTAAACGTTATCAGAGTCGAGCCGGAAACGGGTGTTACAATTAATTATGATTATTGTAAAGGATGTGGTGTATGTGCAGATGTATGCCCGGTCAATGCAATAGAACTTGTACCCGAGGAGTAG
- a CDS encoding 2-oxoacid:acceptor oxidoreductase family protein codes for MLYEIIFYGRGGQGGVTAANILVHAALYQKIYGQGFPFFGAERRGAPVMAFARISDKPIVRHGMFYEADVLIILDHKLIDIGATKKVYVRDNGYVIVNMPSDYEIDYGKFNILGKARFYGVNAKKIALENKLVVAGWPVVNTSMLGAFSKATKIIGIENIMKAIESYFGGRIGEANAKAAFQAYNETRLIKEVNM; via the coding sequence ATGCTGTATGAGATAATATTTTATGGTAGAGGCGGCCAAGGCGGAGTGACTGCTGCTAATATACTTGTTCACGCAGCATTATATCAGAAAATATATGGGCAGGGCTTCCCATTCTTCGGTGCTGAAAGAAGAGGAGCTCCTGTTATGGCATTTGCTAGGATCAGTGATAAACCAATAGTTAGACATGGAATGTTCTATGAAGCAGATGTTCTGATAATACTAGATCACAAACTAATAGATATTGGAGCAACGAAGAAGGTGTATGTAAGAGATAATGGATATGTGATCGTAAATATGCCAAGCGATTATGAAATTGATTATGGAAAATTCAATATTTTAGGCAAAGCGAGATTCTATGGTGTTAACGCTAAGAAAATAGCTCTAGAAAATAAACTAGTTGTTGCGGGATGGCCCGTAGTAAATACTTCGATGCTTGGAGCATTCTCTAAAGCTACAAAGATAATAGGTATCGAGAATATAATGAAAGCAATAGAATCCTATTTTGGAGGAAGAATCGGAGAAGCCAATGCTAAAGCAGCTTTTCAAGCCTATAATGAAACTCGCTTAATAAAGGAGGTGAATATGTAA